Proteins co-encoded in one Strix uralensis isolate ZFMK-TIS-50842 chromosome 2, bStrUra1, whole genome shotgun sequence genomic window:
- the TSC22D1 gene encoding TSC22 domain family protein 1 isoform X6 → MDLVKSHLMYAVREEVEVLKEQIKELIEKNSQLEQENTLLKTLASPEQLAQFQAQLQTGSPPSSSQSQGTTQQPAQPASQGSGPSA, encoded by the exons ATG gATCTGGTAAAGAGTCACTTGATGTATGCGGTAAGGGAGGAAGTggaggtcctcaaagagcaaatcAAAGAGCTGATAGAGAAGAACTCCCAGCTGGAGCAAGAAAACACTCTGCTAAAAACACTCGCCAGCCCAGAGCAGCTTGCCCAGTTCCAAGCACAGCTGCAGACTGGATCCCCGCCTTCCTCTTCCCAGTCACAAGGGACAACACAGCAGCCTGCTCAGCCGGCATCACAGGGGTCAGGGCCTTCAGCGTAG
- the TSC22D1 gene encoding TSC22 domain family protein 1 isoform X5 produces MSGYLIRLRAGGSGRLHRLLCCIGASRSSGASVVAIDNKIEQAMDLVKSHLMYAVREEVEVLKEQIKELIEKNSQLEQENTLLKTLASPEQLAQFQAQLQTGSPPSSSQSQGTTQQPAQPASQGSGPSA; encoded by the exons ATGTCGGGATATTTGATCCGGTTgcgggcggggggctcggggCGGCTTCACAGGTTGCTTTGCTGCATTGGAGCATCCcg cTCCTCTGGTGCAAGCGTGGTAGCTATCGACAACAAAATCGAGCAAGCGATG gATCTGGTAAAGAGTCACTTGATGTATGCGGTAAGGGAGGAAGTggaggtcctcaaagagcaaatcAAAGAGCTGATAGAGAAGAACTCCCAGCTGGAGCAAGAAAACACTCTGCTAAAAACACTCGCCAGCCCAGAGCAGCTTGCCCAGTTCCAAGCACAGCTGCAGACTGGATCCCCGCCTTCCTCTTCCCAGTCACAAGGGACAACACAGCAGCCTGCTCAGCCGGCATCACAGGGGTCAGGGCCTTCAGCGTAG
- the TSC22D1 gene encoding TSC22 domain family protein 1 isoform X3 has protein sequence MNAQCCRPVAMDLGVYQLRHFSISFLSSLLGTDNSSLRLDSSSSGASVVAIDNKIEQAMDLVKSHLMYAVREEVEVLKEQIKELIEKNSQLEQENTLLKTLASPEQLAQFQAQLQTGSPPSSSQSQGTTQQPAQPASQGSGPSA, from the exons ATGAATGCCCAATGTTGTAGACCAGTGGCAATGGATCTAGGAGTTTATCAACTAAGACACTTCTCAATTTCTTTCTTATCATCCTTGCTGGGCACCGACAACTCCTCCCTGAGGCTCGACAGTAG cTCCTCTGGTGCAAGCGTGGTAGCTATCGACAACAAAATCGAGCAAGCGATG gATCTGGTAAAGAGTCACTTGATGTATGCGGTAAGGGAGGAAGTggaggtcctcaaagagcaaatcAAAGAGCTGATAGAGAAGAACTCCCAGCTGGAGCAAGAAAACACTCTGCTAAAAACACTCGCCAGCCCAGAGCAGCTTGCCCAGTTCCAAGCACAGCTGCAGACTGGATCCCCGCCTTCCTCTTCCCAGTCACAAGGGACAACACAGCAGCCTGCTCAGCCGGCATCACAGGGGTCAGGGCCTTCAGCGTAG